The following coding sequences are from one uncultured Bacteroides sp. window:
- a CDS encoding TatD family hydrolase, translating to MELLDIHTHYLFPSPEKVILNCTLTRNELPSHVTYCSIGIHPWDLLDNNYLQKWDSLLTLAHDSRVIAIGEAGLDKSIAPSLSLQLDILKKQIQLADSLQKPLIIHCVRSANELIALKKEMKPLNPWIIHGFRGKKELALEYVKHGFYLSFGENYLEESLRAIPLDHVFLETDESAIDISFLYSRVAESLGVPLDTLMNQVQANIKNIFGCI from the coding sequence ATGGAGTTGCTAGATATACATACCCATTATTTATTTCCATCACCTGAGAAAGTTATTCTAAATTGTACGCTCACTAGGAATGAATTGCCTTCTCACGTTACCTATTGTTCTATAGGTATTCATCCATGGGATTTGCTGGATAATAATTACCTTCAAAAATGGGATTCTTTACTCACTCTTGCTCATGATTCTCGCGTTATAGCTATTGGAGAAGCGGGTTTGGATAAGAGTATTGCTCCTTCTTTATCTTTGCAATTAGATATCTTAAAAAAACAGATACAGTTGGCTGATAGTTTGCAAAAACCACTAATTATTCATTGTGTTCGTTCTGCGAATGAGCTGATTGCGCTTAAAAAAGAAATGAAGCCTCTAAATCCTTGGATTATTCATGGGTTTAGAGGGAAAAAGGAATTAGCTTTAGAGTATGTTAAGCACGGTTTCTATTTGTCTTTTGGAGAAAATTACTTGGAAGAATCACTTCGCGCTATTCCTCTCGATCATGTTTTTTTGGAAACAGATGAAAGTGCTATTGATATTTCTTTTCTTTATAGTCGTGTGGCAGAATCGTTAGGTGTACCTTTGGATACATTGATGAATCAAGTTCAAGCAAATATCAAAAATATATTTGGGTGTATTTAA
- the yidD gene encoding membrane protein insertion efficiency factor YidD: MKRLLSYILLLPIYFYRLCISPMTSPSCRFTPTCSQYAIEAIKKYGPFYGSYLAFRRILRCHPWGGSGYDPVP; encoded by the coding sequence GTGAAACGATTACTTTCTTATATATTGTTGCTCCCTATTTATTTCTATCGTTTGTGTATATCCCCAATGACCTCTCCATCATGTAGATTTACTCCGACTTGTTCTCAGTATGCCATTGAAGCAATAAAAAAATATGGCCCTTTTTATGGTTCATATTTAGCCTTTAGAAGAATTTTACGTTGCCATCCTTGGGGCGGCTCTGGCTATGATCCTGTACCTTGA
- the rnpA gene encoding ribonuclease P protein component, giving the protein MGINTLSKPERLNSKIAIEKLFSGGAKSFSSYPLRVVFMEMNKGEQEAPPCLSLLISVPKKRFKRAVDRNRVKRQIREAFRKNKHTLLKLLEEKKLNLSIAVIYLSDDLLSSTEIENKLKLLLVRINDKTV; this is encoded by the coding sequence ATGGGCATAAATACGTTGTCTAAACCGGAGCGGCTGAATAGTAAAATTGCAATTGAGAAATTGTTTTCTGGAGGAGCGAAGTCTTTTTCTTCCTATCCCTTGCGTGTCGTATTTATGGAAATGAATAAAGGTGAACAAGAAGCACCTCCTTGTTTGTCCCTTTTAATTAGTGTTCCTAAAAAACGTTTTAAAAGAGCTGTTGATCGTAATAGAGTGAAAAGGCAAATCCGAGAAGCTTTTCGTAAAAATAAGCATACTCTTTTAAAATTGCTTGAAGAAAAAAAACTAAATTTATCGATAGCTGTTATTTATTTATCGGATGATTTACTCTCATCTACTGAGATAGAGAATAAGTTGAAATTATTATTAGTTCGTATAAATGATAAAACAGTGTGA
- a CDS encoding uroporphyrinogen-III synthase, translated as MKIKKVLVSQPKPASEKSPYYDIAEKYGVKIDFRPFIKIESLSAKEFRQQKVSILEHTAVIFTSRHAIDHFFSLCAEMRIVIPDTMKYFCVTEAVALYIQKYVQYRKRKIFFGATGKFEDLLLSIVKHNSEKYFVPMSDVHTDEIKNLLDKSKINHTEAVMYRTVSNDFLDGEEFDYDMLLFFSPSGVSSLKKNFPNFDQREIKIGTFGSTTAQAVRDAGLRLDLEAPNVKAPSMTAALELYIREANKK; from the coding sequence TTGAAAATTAAGAAAGTACTTGTGTCGCAGCCTAAACCTGCTTCAGAGAAGTCTCCTTACTACGATATTGCAGAAAAGTATGGGGTAAAGATAGACTTCCGCCCCTTCATTAAAATAGAGAGCCTTTCTGCAAAAGAGTTCAGACAGCAAAAAGTGTCTATTTTGGAACATACTGCCGTAATCTTTACGTCTCGCCATGCAATAGACCATTTTTTTAGTTTGTGCGCAGAAATGCGTATTGTTATACCTGATACAATGAAGTATTTTTGTGTTACGGAGGCTGTGGCTTTGTATATACAAAAATATGTACAGTATCGTAAAAGAAAGATCTTTTTTGGAGCGACGGGAAAATTTGAAGATTTGCTACTTTCTATTGTGAAGCATAATTCTGAAAAATATTTTGTTCCTATGTCTGATGTGCATACTGATGAAATAAAGAATTTGTTGGATAAGAGTAAGATAAACCATACAGAAGCGGTGATGTATCGTACGGTTAGTAATGATTTCCTTGATGGTGAGGAATTTGACTATGATATGTTGTTGTTTTTTAGTCCATCAGGTGTCTCTTCATTGAAAAAGAATTTTCCTAATTTTGACCAGAGGGAAATTAAGATCGGAACTTTTGGCTCTACTACTGCTCAGGCTGTTCGTGATGCAGGATTACGCCTTGATTTGGAAGCTCCAAATGTAAAAGCTCCATCAATGACTGCTGCTTTGGAACTTTATATCAGAGAAGCAAATAAGAAGTAA
- a CDS encoding DUF4271 domain-containing protein produces the protein MTPIRCLSTDAILPEFILHTNIEQNNDSLMQADTLPLFYENSSDSIAVAPAYSLKEHVSGFEGVQVPYTLKGDDVVSAILMGCFLISAYVLASSKKYLVQQVKDFVLHRDRSSIFAVSTAADIRHLLLLILQTCVLSALCLFDFFVSRQPTLILYIPSYVLVAFYVGICFLYLLMKWLLYNIVGWAFFDKYQTELWMTSYATIIYYIGFILFFFTLFLVYFDLSLLYFVSISFLLIISTKILILYKWIKLFFNNVYGLFLLILYFCALEILPCIVMYRVLVQINNLLLIKF, from the coding sequence ATGACACCAATACGCTGTTTAAGTACAGATGCCATTTTGCCTGAATTCATTTTGCATACTAATATTGAACAAAATAATGATTCGCTTATGCAAGCAGATACTTTACCTCTTTTTTATGAAAACAGCTCTGATTCTATAGCTGTTGCTCCTGCTTATTCATTAAAAGAGCATGTTTCTGGCTTTGAAGGCGTTCAAGTTCCATATACCCTTAAAGGAGATGATGTTGTTTCTGCTATTCTTATGGGGTGCTTCTTAATCTCTGCTTATGTCTTGGCAAGTAGTAAAAAGTATCTTGTCCAGCAAGTTAAAGATTTTGTTCTTCATCGTGATAGAAGTAGTATTTTTGCTGTATCTACGGCGGCAGATATAAGGCATTTATTGCTATTGATTTTGCAAACCTGTGTTCTCTCTGCTCTTTGCCTTTTTGATTTTTTTGTATCTCGACAACCAACATTAATTCTTTATATTCCTTCCTATGTTTTGGTTGCTTTTTATGTCGGAATTTGTTTTTTATATTTATTAATGAAATGGTTGCTTTATAATATTGTGGGATGGGCTTTCTTTGATAAATATCAAACAGAATTGTGGATGACATCGTATGCTACTATTATCTATTATATTGGCTTTATCTTATTCTTTTTCACTCTTTTTCTTGTTTATTTTGATTTGAGCTTGCTTTATTTTGTATCAATAAGTTTCTTATTGATAATTTCCACTAAAATTTTGATATTGTATAAATGGATAAAGCTTTTTTTTAATAATGTTTATGGACTTTTCCTTTTAATTTTGTACTTTTGTGCGCTTGAAATTCTGCCCTGCATTGTTATGTATCGGGTATTAGTTCAAATTAATAACTTATTGCTAATAAAATTTTAG
- a CDS encoding TIGR00730 family Rossman fold protein, translating to MNKINSICVYSASSTKIDSVYFQAAECLGHLLAEKKVRLINGAGSLGLMSTVADAVLSKGGEVTGVIPEFMIDQGWHHTGLTELIRVKNMHERKQTMATLSDGVIALPGGCGTLEELLEIITWKQLGLYLKPIVILNVNGFYDPLLEMLDRAIDEKFMRPQHAEIWNIATTPEEALKTVFELPLWDVSVRKFAEI from the coding sequence ATGAATAAAATAAATTCTATATGTGTATATAGTGCTTCTAGCACAAAAATTGATTCTGTCTATTTTCAAGCTGCTGAGTGTTTAGGGCATTTGTTAGCTGAAAAAAAAGTTCGTCTAATTAATGGGGCAGGAAGCTTAGGCTTAATGTCTACTGTCGCTGATGCTGTTTTGTCTAAGGGTGGTGAAGTGACAGGGGTAATTCCTGAATTTATGATAGACCAAGGATGGCATCATACAGGGCTTACGGAATTAATCAGAGTGAAAAATATGCATGAAAGGAAACAAACAATGGCTACTCTTAGTGATGGCGTTATTGCTTTGCCTGGAGGCTGTGGTACGCTTGAAGAACTGCTTGAAATTATTACTTGGAAGCAATTAGGGTTGTATTTGAAGCCAATTGTAATTTTAAATGTGAATGGATTTTATGACCCTCTTCTAGAAATGCTTGATAGAGCAATCGATGAGAAGTTTATGCGTCCTCAGCATGCTGAAATCTGGAATATAGCTACTACTCCAGAAGAAGCTTTAAAAACAGTTTTTGAGCTTCCTTTATGGGACGTTTCTGTTCGTAAATTTGCGGAAATATGA
- the metK gene encoding methionine adenosyltransferase, with product MGYLFTSESVSEGHPDKVADQISDAVLDELLAYDPNSKVACETLVTTGQVVLAGEVKSEAYVDLQEVARNVIKRIGYTKGEYMFEGNSCGVFSAIHEQSADINRGVERADPMNQGAGDQGMMFGYATNETENYMPLSLDLAHRILLVLAEIRREGKDMTYLRPDAKSQVTIEYDDNGAPIRIDTIVVSTQHDDFIQPVDSSLEAQLKSDEEMLAIIRKDVINILMPRVIAQIGNVNILSLFNNEITYHVNPTGKFVIGGPHGDTGLTGRKIIVDTYGGKGAHGGGAFSGKDPSKVDRSAAYAARHIAKNLVAAGVADEMLVQISYAIGVAKPINIYVDTFGRSKVALSDGEIAKTIEQLFDLRPKAIEDRLKLRFPIYSETAAYGHMGREPKTVTKYFHSRYLSDKTMEVELFTWEKLDYVDKVKVAFGL from the coding sequence ATGGGATATTTATTCACATCCGAATCGGTGTCTGAAGGACACCCCGACAAAGTGGCCGATCAAATATCGGACGCTGTACTTGATGAGTTGTTGGCTTATGATCCAAACTCTAAAGTAGCTTGCGAAACCTTGGTTACTACTGGGCAGGTAGTACTTGCAGGAGAAGTGAAATCTGAAGCGTATGTAGATTTGCAAGAAGTTGCCCGAAACGTTATAAAGCGTATTGGTTATACTAAAGGCGAATATATGTTCGAAGGAAACTCGTGTGGAGTCTTTTCTGCAATTCATGAGCAGAGTGCTGATATTAATCGCGGCGTTGAACGTGCTGATCCTATGAATCAGGGGGCCGGCGATCAGGGTATGATGTTTGGTTATGCCACAAATGAGACTGAAAATTATATGCCATTGTCTCTTGATTTGGCACATAGGATTCTTTTAGTTCTTGCTGAAATTCGTCGTGAAGGTAAAGATATGACCTATTTGCGACCTGATGCTAAAAGTCAAGTTACTATAGAATATGACGATAATGGTGCTCCTATTCGTATTGATACCATCGTTGTTTCTACGCAGCATGATGATTTCATTCAACCTGTTGATTCTTCTTTAGAGGCTCAATTGAAGAGTGATGAAGAAATGCTGGCGATTATACGCAAAGATGTTATTAATATATTAATGCCAAGAGTTATTGCTCAGATAGGTAATGTAAACATTCTATCATTGTTTAATAACGAAATTACATACCATGTTAACCCTACTGGTAAATTTGTGATAGGAGGACCTCATGGGGATACCGGCTTGACTGGGCGAAAAATTATTGTAGATACTTATGGTGGTAAGGGGGCTCATGGTGGTGGTGCTTTTTCTGGAAAGGATCCGAGTAAGGTGGACCGTAGTGCTGCTTATGCAGCTCGGCATATTGCGAAAAATCTAGTGGCTGCTGGAGTTGCAGATGAAATGTTAGTGCAAATATCATATGCTATAGGTGTTGCGAAGCCTATTAATATCTATGTTGATACTTTTGGACGTAGTAAAGTTGCTTTGAGTGATGGGGAAATAGCTAAAACGATAGAGCAATTGTTTGATCTTCGTCCGAAAGCTATTGAAGATCGTTTAAAATTACGTTTTCCGATTTATAGTGAGACGGCTGCATATGGGCATATGGGGCGTGAGCCGAAGACGGTGACTAAATATTTCCATTCTCGTTACTTGTCTGATAAAACAATGGAGGTTGAGTTATTCACGTGGGAAAAATTAGATTACGTGGATAAGGTAAAAGTCGCATTTGGTTTGTAA
- the folK gene encoding 2-amino-4-hydroxy-6-hydroxymethyldihydropteridine diphosphokinase: MKVYLGLGTNLGDKEQNLHLAIKYIEERIGNIISLSAFYTTAPWGFDSDNSFLNAAICVETAFLPFELLDVTKSIESFLGRKRKSMQGVYADRLIDIDLLLYEDFVISTKELTLPHPLMEQRLFVMEPLAEIAPGLLHPVLRESMLDLYKKLALYRKTNSYK; this comes from the coding sequence GTGAAAGTGTATTTAGGCTTGGGTACTAACTTAGGTGATAAAGAACAGAACCTTCACTTAGCTATAAAGTATATAGAAGAGCGGATTGGGAATATTATTTCCTTATCCGCTTTTTATACAACTGCTCCATGGGGATTTGATTCGGATAATTCTTTTTTAAATGCGGCTATTTGTGTTGAAACAGCTTTTCTCCCATTTGAACTTTTGGATGTAACGAAAAGTATTGAATCTTTTTTAGGGCGTAAACGAAAGTCTATGCAAGGAGTTTATGCTGACCGTTTAATTGATATAGATTTATTACTTTATGAAGATTTCGTGATCAGTACTAAAGAGTTGACGCTCCCTCATCCTTTAATGGAGCAACGCCTATTCGTGATGGAGCCTTTGGCTGAGATTGCGCCAGGGCTATTACATCCCGTGTTGCGTGAAAGTATGCTTGATTTGTATAAAAAGCTTGCTCTGTATAGAAAAACAAATTCTTATAAATGA
- the queA gene encoding tRNA preQ1(34) S-adenosylmethionine ribosyltransferase-isomerase QueA has protein sequence MKLSQFKFKLPEERIALHPAKYRDESRLMVLHKRTGEIEHKAFKDVLDYFDNKDVFIFNDTKVFPARLYGNKEKTGAKIEVFLLRELNEELRLWDVLVDPARKIRIGNKLYFGDDDSMVAEVIDNTTSRGRTLRFLYDGPHDEFKKALYALGETPLPHSIIKRPVEEEDAERFQSIFAKHEGAVTAPTANLHFSRELMKRLEIKGIDFAFVTMHAGLGNFRDIDVEDLTKHKMDSEQMFVTKETVDAVNEAKDLSRNVCAVGTTVMRAIETAVSTDGHLKEFEGWTNKFIFPPYDFTVANSMISNFHMPLSTLLMIVAAFGGYDQVMDAYQVALQEGYRFGTYGDAMLILDK, from the coding sequence ATGAAACTTTCGCAGTTTAAGTTTAAATTACCAGAAGAAAGAATTGCTTTGCATCCAGCGAAGTATAGAGATGAGTCACGCTTGATGGTGTTGCATAAGCGTACAGGTGAAATAGAACATAAAGCATTTAAAGATGTTTTAGACTATTTTGATAATAAGGATGTTTTTATCTTTAATGATACGAAAGTTTTTCCTGCTCGGTTATATGGGAATAAAGAAAAAACAGGGGCTAAAATAGAAGTTTTTTTGCTTAGAGAGTTGAATGAAGAACTTCGTTTATGGGATGTGTTGGTCGATCCGGCTCGTAAGATTCGTATTGGGAATAAACTTTATTTTGGCGATGATGATTCGATGGTTGCAGAAGTGATAGATAATACTACTTCTCGTGGTCGTACTCTTCGCTTTTTATATGATGGTCCTCATGATGAATTTAAGAAAGCATTGTATGCTTTGGGCGAGACTCCGCTTCCTCACAGTATTATAAAGCGTCCGGTAGAAGAAGAAGATGCTGAACGTTTTCAATCAATTTTTGCAAAACATGAAGGGGCTGTTACAGCGCCAACGGCTAATTTGCACTTCAGTAGAGAATTGATGAAACGTTTGGAAATAAAAGGTATAGATTTTGCTTTTGTTACAATGCATGCTGGATTAGGTAATTTTCGAGATATTGACGTGGAAGATTTAACTAAGCACAAAATGGATTCTGAGCAGATGTTTGTGACTAAGGAAACTGTTGATGCCGTTAATGAGGCTAAAGATTTGAGTCGGAATGTCTGTGCAGTGGGTACTACTGTGATGCGTGCAATTGAAACGGCTGTAAGTACAGATGGGCATCTTAAAGAATTTGAAGGTTGGACTAATAAATTTATTTTTCCTCCATATGATTTTACTGTTGCGAATAGTATGATTTCGAATTTTCATATGCCATTATCTACGCTTTTAATGATTGTAGCTGCTTTTGGTGGTTATGATCAGGTAATGGATGCTTATCAAGTAGCATTGCAAGAAGGCTATCGATTTGGCACCTATGGTGATGCGATGCTTATTCTTGATAAATAA
- the truB gene encoding tRNA pseudouridine(55) synthase TruB: MNFKEGEVLYFNKPLQWTSFNLVARVRTQLSRKLNVKKLKVGHAGTLDPLATGVMIICTGKATKRIEEFQYNTKEYIATLCLGATTPSFDLEKEIDATYPVEHITRKMIEDTLATFVGEIQQIPPSFSACKVEGVRAYDLARKGKEVELKPKTLVIDEIELVECNLPEIKIRVICSKGTYIRALARDIGEALNSGAHLTGLMRTRIGEVTLKDCLDPEKFVEWLGEQNIEDEN, from the coding sequence ATGAATTTTAAAGAAGGAGAAGTTCTCTATTTTAATAAACCTTTGCAGTGGACATCTTTTAATTTGGTTGCAAGGGTACGTACTCAGCTTAGTCGTAAATTGAATGTAAAAAAGCTGAAAGTAGGACATGCGGGGACTTTAGATCCTTTAGCTACTGGAGTGATGATTATTTGTACAGGTAAGGCTACTAAGAGAATAGAAGAGTTTCAGTATAATACTAAAGAATATATTGCTACACTTTGTTTAGGTGCAACTACCCCTTCTTTTGATTTAGAGAAGGAGATTGATGCAACATATCCTGTGGAGCATATTACTCGAAAAATGATAGAGGATACACTTGCAACATTTGTGGGTGAGATACAACAAATTCCACCTTCTTTTTCGGCTTGTAAAGTGGAAGGGGTTAGAGCTTATGATCTGGCGAGAAAAGGGAAGGAAGTAGAACTGAAACCGAAAACTCTTGTTATAGATGAAATAGAGCTGGTTGAATGTAATCTTCCTGAGATAAAGATACGAGTGATTTGTAGTAAGGGAACTTATATAAGAGCTTTGGCTAGAGACATTGGTGAAGCATTGAATAGTGGTGCTCATTTAACAGGTCTTATGCGTACTAGAATAGGAGAGGTAACTTTGAAAGATTGCCTTGATCCTGAAAAATTTGTGGAGTGGCTTGGTGAGCAAAATATTGAAGATGAAAATTAA
- a CDS encoding undecaprenyl-diphosphate phosphatase, whose protein sequence is MGDLTILQTILIAIVEGLTEFLPVSSTGHMIIAQNILGIQSTEFVKAFTVIIQFGAILSVVVLYWKRFFKLNECRIFDSEGVLGKPLMSRWKIYGNRILYKFDFYWKLLVAFIPAAFFGLLFSDKIDQMLESVTVVAVMLVLGGIFMLFCDKIFSEGTEDLKVTEKKAFNIGLFQCIAMIPGVSRSMATIVGGMTQKMTRKNAAEFSFFLAVPTMFAATGYKLLKLFLDGGTRILMDNLSALIIGNIVAFGVALLAIKFFITFVTKYGFKAFGYYRIVVGGLILLMLMLGYNLDIV, encoded by the coding sequence ATGGGGGATTTGACTATATTGCAAACTATTTTGATAGCAATAGTGGAAGGGCTTACTGAGTTTCTGCCAGTTTCTTCAACCGGGCATATGATTATTGCTCAAAATATACTGGGAATACAAAGTACAGAATTTGTTAAGGCTTTTACGGTTATTATTCAATTTGGTGCTATTCTTTCTGTTGTTGTTTTATATTGGAAACGCTTTTTTAAGCTTAATGAATGTCGTATCTTTGACTCAGAAGGGGTATTAGGGAAACCTTTAATGTCTCGATGGAAAATTTACGGCAATCGTATTTTATATAAATTTGATTTTTATTGGAAATTGCTTGTTGCATTTATTCCTGCAGCATTTTTTGGCTTGTTATTTAGTGATAAAATAGATCAGATGCTTGAAAGTGTTACAGTTGTAGCTGTGATGCTTGTTTTAGGAGGAATCTTTATGTTATTCTGCGATAAAATATTTTCTGAAGGAACAGAAGATTTGAAGGTAACAGAAAAAAAAGCATTCAATATAGGGCTTTTTCAGTGTATTGCTATGATCCCCGGAGTCTCTCGTTCTATGGCAACTATTGTAGGAGGGATGACTCAAAAAATGACGCGTAAGAATGCAGCTGAATTTTCTTTTTTTCTAGCTGTACCTACGATGTTTGCTGCTACAGGATATAAGTTGCTTAAGTTGTTTCTTGATGGGGGCACACGAATTTTGATGGACAATCTTTCGGCTCTTATTATTGGTAATATTGTGGCTTTTGGGGTAGCTTTATTGGCGATAAAGTTTTTTATCACTTTTGTAACAAAATACGGATTTAAGGCTTTTGGTTATTATCGTATAGTTGTCGGAGGGTTAATCCTTCTGATGTTGATGTTGGGCTATAATTTAGATATCGTTTGA
- a CDS encoding DUF3098 domain-containing protein has protein sequence MDKQKFAFDKINFILLAIGMVVVILGFVLMTGPSSTETLFQSDIFSVRRIKVAPVVCFLGFIFMIYAVLHKPKVRK, from the coding sequence ATGGATAAACAAAAGTTTGCTTTCGATAAAATAAACTTCATCTTGTTGGCTATTGGCATGGTGGTTGTTATTTTGGGTTTTGTGCTAATGACAGGTCCGTCTTCTACCGAAACTCTTTTTCAATCTGATATTTTTAGTGTTCGTCGCATAAAGGTTGCTCCAGTGGTTTGTTTCTTGGGGTTTATTTTTATGATTTATGCGGTGTTACATAAGCCTAAAGTGAGGAAGTAG
- a CDS encoding permease-like cell division protein FtsX, translating to MKKNRNNLVSYFDMQFVTSSISTMLVLLLLGLVVFFVLTADNLSVYVRENINFSILISDEMKEADILKLQKKLNEEPFVKESVYISKKQALKEQSEAMGTNPEEFLGYNPFTASIEVKLHSDYANSDSIAKIEKNIKRNINIQDVLYQRDLIDAVNENIRNISLVLLSLAVVLTFISFALINNTIRLAIYSKRFLIHTMKLVGAGWGFIRRPFLSRNIWSGILAAVVADGVLMGTAYWLVSYEPELIKVITPNIMLLVSLSVLAFGIVITFLCAYLSINRYLRMKASTLYYI from the coding sequence ATGAAGAAAAATAGAAATAATTTGGTTTCCTATTTTGATATGCAATTTGTAACATCAAGTATTAGCACGATGTTAGTTTTGTTACTCTTGGGTTTAGTAGTGTTTTTTGTTTTGACTGCTGATAATTTATCCGTTTACGTGCGTGAGAATATAAATTTCTCTATTTTAATTAGTGATGAAATGAAAGAGGCTGATATTCTGAAGTTGCAAAAGAAATTAAATGAAGAGCCCTTTGTGAAAGAATCAGTTTATATTTCTAAAAAACAAGCATTGAAAGAACAGTCTGAAGCAATGGGGACTAATCCAGAAGAATTTTTGGGATATAATCCTTTTACTGCTTCTATTGAGGTTAAATTACATTCTGATTATGCTAATTCGGATAGTATTGCTAAGATAGAGAAGAATATAAAAAGGAATATCAATATTCAAGATGTACTTTATCAAAGGGATTTAATAGATGCGGTGAATGAAAATATACGTAATATAAGTTTGGTTTTATTGTCTTTGGCTGTAGTACTCACCTTTATATCTTTTGCGCTTATTAATAATACAATTCGCTTGGCTATTTATTCTAAACGTTTTCTTATTCATACGATGAAATTGGTAGGAGCAGGTTGGGGATTTATAAGAAGACCTTTTTTGTCTCGAAATATTTGGAGTGGCATCCTGGCTGCTGTTGTAGCGGATGGTGTGTTAATGGGTACAGCTTATTGGCTGGTTTCCTATGAGCCGGAACTAATAAAGGTTATTACTCCTAATATAATGCTATTGGTGTCTCTCTCTGTCTTGGCTTTTGGGATAGTTATTACTTTCTTGTGTGCTTATCTCTCAATTAATCGCTATTTGAGAATGAAAGCATCTACTCTTTATTATATATAA
- a CDS encoding class I SAM-dependent methyltransferase translates to MNKLTIDICPLCGSMHISHYINCIDFYASKEEFELLKCEECNFIFTQNAPVDSEIGKYYETPDYISHSDTKKGIVNYVYHLVRAYMLSKKAQLVIKESHLRSGKILDIGAGTGYFANAMYLRGWEVEAIEKNEGARVFAKEHFMLDVKDEAALMNFPTGCFDVITLWHVMEHLEHLETVWARFSELLTEKGILVVAVPNSASYDAEKYEKYWAAYDVPRHLWHFTPATIQQWGAKHGFILAARHPMPFDAFYISMLSEKYRGKSFPFFRGLFVGVLAWFSSLVKKEKSSSMIYVFRKKR, encoded by the coding sequence ATGAATAAACTCACGATAGATATTTGTCCGCTTTGCGGAAGTATGCATATAAGTCACTATATCAACTGTATAGATTTTTATGCTTCTAAAGAAGAGTTTGAATTGCTTAAATGTGAGGAGTGTAATTTCATTTTCACTCAAAATGCTCCTGTGGATTCAGAAATTGGTAAATACTATGAAACTCCTGATTATATTTCCCATTCTGATACAAAAAAAGGGATAGTAAATTATGTCTATCATCTTGTTAGGGCTTATATGTTGAGTAAGAAAGCTCAATTGGTGATAAAAGAAAGTCATTTACGTTCTGGTAAAATTCTTGATATAGGTGCAGGTACTGGTTATTTTGCTAACGCTATGTACTTGAGAGGCTGGGAAGTGGAAGCTATTGAGAAAAATGAAGGTGCTCGTGTTTTTGCAAAAGAGCATTTTATGCTTGATGTGAAAGATGAAGCAGCATTAATGAATTTTCCTACTGGTTGCTTTGATGTCATTACCCTTTGGCATGTAATGGAGCATTTAGAACATTTGGAAACTGTTTGGGCTAGATTCTCAGAGCTTCTTACAGAAAAAGGAATACTTGTAGTAGCGGTGCCAAATTCTGCTTCTTATGATGCTGAAAAATATGAAAAATATTGGGCTGCTTATGATGTGCCTCGGCATTTATGGCATTTTACACCTGCTACGATACAACAATGGGGAGCAAAGCATGGTTTTATACTTGCAGCTAGGCATCCGATGCCTTTTGATGCTTTTTACATCTCAATGTTAAGTGAAAAGTATCGAGGTAAGTCTTTTCCTTTTTTTAGGGGACTTTTTGTAGGCGTGCTTGCATGGTTCAGTTCGTTGGTGAAAAAAGAGAAGAGTAGTTCAATGATTTATGTATTCAGGAAGAAGAGATAA
- a CDS encoding PspC domain-containing protein: protein MKKTLKKSYNKQIAGVCGGLAEYFGIDYTIARLVYTLLTIFTAFSGVLVYIILWIIMPEPNQQ, encoded by the coding sequence ATGAAAAAAACATTAAAAAAGTCCTATAACAAACAGATCGCAGGTGTATGCGGCGGACTAGCAGAATACTTTGGGATCGACTATACCATTGCTCGATTAGTCTATACTCTATTAACCATTTTTACAGCATTTTCAGGTGTACTTGTTTACATTATTTTATGGATAATTATGCCGGAACCAAATCAACAATAA